The following coding sequences lie in one Nycticebus coucang isolate mNycCou1 chromosome 18, mNycCou1.pri, whole genome shotgun sequence genomic window:
- the VTN gene encoding vitronectin: MASPRPFLMLALLAWAVLADQESCKGRCTEGFNADRKCQCDELCSYYQSCCVDYTTECKHQVTRGDVFTLPEDEYRDYDYPIEIKENASIHTQPEATSLGPEVQTQTEGYTEQPSVLNTSRPEINLTPETLDPETSESPAEEACSGKPFDAFTDLKNGSLFAFRGKYCYELDETAVRPGYPKLIRDVWGIEGPIDAAFTRINCQGKTYLFKGSQYWRFDDGVLDPDYPRNISEGFNSIPDNIDAALALPAHSYSGRERVYFFKGKQYWEYQFQQQPSREECEGSSLSAVFEHFALLQRDSWEDIFEFLFWGRHFGGTREPQFISQDWHGVPGKVDAAMAGRIYISGTAPRSSWAKKQKSRRRSRKRYRSRHGRGHSQKSRRPSRSIWPSLFSSEESGLGTYNYDDYGMDWLVPATCEPVQSVFFFSGDKYYRVNLRTRRVDTVSPPYPRSIAQYWLGCPAPSHE, from the exons ATGGCATCCCCTAGGCCCTTTCTCATGCTGGCCCTGCTGGCGTGGGCTGTTCTGGCCGATCAAG AGTCATGCAAGGGCCGCTGCACTGAAGGCTTCAACGCTGACAGGAAGTGTCAGTGTGATGAGCTCTGCTCTTACTACCAGAGCTGCTGCGTCGACTACACGACTGAGTGCAAGCACCAAG TGACTCGTGGGGATGTGTTCACCCTGCCGGAAGATGAATATAGGGACTATGACTACCCCATAGAGATCAAAGAGAATGCCAGCATCCACACACAGCCGGAAGCCACCTCTCTGGGCCCTGAGGTGCAGACTCAGACTGAGGGGTACACTGAGCAGCCAAGTGTTCTGAACACCTCCAGGCCTGAGATAAACCTGACACCTGAGACCCTTGATCCAGAGACCTCAGAGTCCCCAGCAGAGGAGGCGTGCAGTGGGAAGCCCTTTGATGCCTTCACTGATCTCAAGAATGGCTCCCTGTTTGCCTTCCGAG GGAAGTACTGCTATGAGCTAGATGAAACGGCAGTGAGACCTGGGTATCCCAAGCTCATCCGAGATGTCTGGGGCATCGAGGGCCCTATCGATGCTGCCTTCACTCGCATCAACTGCCAGGGGAAGACCTACCTCTTCAAG GGTAGTCAGTACTGGCGCTTTGACGATGGTGTCCTGGACCCTGATTACCCCCGAAATATCTCTGAAGGCTTCAACAGCATCCCAGACAACATAGACGCAGCCTTGGCCCTCCCTGCCCATAGCTACAGTGGCCGGGAGCGAGTCTACTTCTTCAAGG GGAAGCAATACTGGGAGTACCAGTTCCAGCAACAGCCCAGTCGGGAGGAGTGTGAAGGCAGCTCCCTATCAGCTGTGTTTGAGCACTTTGCCCTGCTGCAGCGGGACAGCTGGGAGGACATCTTTGAGTTTCTCTTCTGGGGAAGACACTTTG GTGGCACTAGAGAGCCACAGTTCATCAGCCAGGACTGGCATGGTGTGCCGGGAAAAGTGGATGCGGCCATGGCTGGCCGCATCTACATCTCAGGCACAGCACCCCGCTCCTCCTGGGCCAAGAAACAGAAGTCTAGGCGTCGCAGCCGCAAACGCTACCGTTCACGCCATGGCCGCGGCCACAGCCAGAAATCTCGCCGGCCATCCCGTTCAATCTGGCCGTCCTTGTTCTCCAGTGAGGAGAGCGGGCTGGGCACCTACAACTATGATGACTATGGGATGGACTGGCTAGTACCTGCCACCTGTGAGCCTGTCCAGAGCGTCTTCTTCTTCTCTGGAG ACAAATACTACCGTGTCAACCTTCGCACACGGCGAGTGGACACTGTGAGCCCTCCCTATCCACGGTCCATTGCCCAGTACTGGCTGGGCTGCCCTGCTCCCAGCCATGAGTAG